One stretch of Armigeres subalbatus isolate Guangzhou_Male chromosome 2, GZ_Asu_2, whole genome shotgun sequence DNA includes these proteins:
- the LOC134211285 gene encoding cuticle protein 19-like isoform X1, translating to MYKQIIALVACLAAVATALPYKPAAEPHHEPKEVHHPAQYKFEYGVKDGHTGDHKTQWEHRDGDHVKGQYTLEEADGGHRLVEYESDAHGGIQIQVKRVGGHGSAPKVHHEPIPVIPVKVHPKKHRH from the exons ATGTATAAG CAGATTATTGCACTCGTTGCCTGTTTAGCTGCAGTGGCCACAGCTCTGCCATATAAGCCCGCGGCGGAGCCACATCACGAGCCCAAAGAAGTTCATCACCCCGCGCAGTACAAATTCGAATACGGTGTGAAGGATGGCCACACCGGAGATCACAAAACCCAGTGGGAGCACCGCGATGGGGATCACGTGAAGGGCCAGTACACCCTGGAAGAAGCTGATGGCGGTCACCGTTTGGTCGAGTACGAATCCGACGCCCACGGAGGAATTCAAATTCAGGTTAAGAGAGTCGGCGGTCATGGTTCAGCACCAAAGGTGCACCACGAACCGATCCCAGTCATTCCGGTTAAAGTGCATCCGAAGAAACATCGTCACTAG
- the LOC134211285 gene encoding cuticle protein 19-like isoform X2: MYKIIALVACLAAVATALPYKPAAEPHHEPKEVHHPAQYKFEYGVKDGHTGDHKTQWEHRDGDHVKGQYTLEEADGGHRLVEYESDAHGGIQIQVKRVGGHGSAPKVHHEPIPVIPVKVHPKKHRH, encoded by the exons ATGTATAAG ATTATTGCACTCGTTGCCTGTTTAGCTGCAGTGGCCACAGCTCTGCCATATAAGCCCGCGGCGGAGCCACATCACGAGCCCAAAGAAGTTCATCACCCCGCGCAGTACAAATTCGAATACGGTGTGAAGGATGGCCACACCGGAGATCACAAAACCCAGTGGGAGCACCGCGATGGGGATCACGTGAAGGGCCAGTACACCCTGGAAGAAGCTGATGGCGGTCACCGTTTGGTCGAGTACGAATCCGACGCCCACGGAGGAATTCAAATTCAGGTTAAGAGAGTCGGCGGTCATGGTTCAGCACCAAAGGTGCACCACGAACCGATCCCAGTCATTCCGGTTAAAGTGCATCCGAAGAAACATCGTCACTAG
- the LOC134211288 gene encoding cuticle protein 19-like: MFKFIVLVACLAVAALAYEDYHSHPKYKFEYGVKDSHTGDNKEQWEHRDGDAVQGSYSLHEPDGTHRVVNYKSDKHVGFQAHVQRAGHAQHPAVYGEHHGDHGHGGESYANIDQHH, from the exons ATGTTTAAG TTCATTGTTCTGGTTGCCTGTTTGGCAGTTGCCGCATTAGCGTACGAGGATTACCACTCCCATCCCAAGTACAAGTTCGAGTATGGCGTGAAGGACTCCCACACCGGCGACAACAAGGAACAGTGGGAACATCGCGACGGAGATGCCGTCCAGGGATCGTACTCTCTGCATGAACCCGACGGCACTCACCGGGTGGTGAACTACAAATCGGACAAACACGTTGGATTCCAGGCCCATGTGCAGCGTGCAGGACATGCTCAGCATCCGGCCGTGTACGGTGAACATCACGGCGACCACGGACACGGCGGCGAAAGTTACGCCAACATTGACCAGCATCATTGA